TCTGGTCGTCGAACATCAGCCCGCAGTGCTCGCACTTGTACCAGGTCATCTCGTCCCGCTCCGTTTGCACGACCATGTGATAGGTTGTGACGGCCACGGTCATATGCGTTACTCCGGAGCGGCTAAACGCGAA
This genomic interval from Halomicrobium urmianum contains the following:
- a CDS encoding DUF7128 family protein, which translates into the protein MVVQTERDEMTWYKCEHCGLMFDDQSDARQHEENCDAEDPSYIQ